In the Hippoglossus stenolepis isolate QCI-W04-F060 chromosome 14, HSTE1.2, whole genome shotgun sequence genome, one interval contains:
- the niban1a gene encoding protein Niban 1a isoform X1 — translation MGISASSLLDDHRSTFITGQAEAELKDFSPYYRKQFSVARLSQVEDELEQQKASTTQLLRQRQEAPQAGEVLYEEVVLYFDDTRKWRERYVVVRANYCLECHESLETFVKGVPPRQKLLPTGGTVLTTEEKYMSMVDKCFPDETNVNEDFAPPLSGMPGQFPVYLRLPYRRDSYFCFRQQVKQEAFLSILSDCIRHQNQDFLKKQTCEVQAFLKAIQLYRQDKGRYEAWDMLIGSDVRVMANVVMEQLLPSLEKDMLPGLKAKKTEKKRVWFATVEAAYVLVQEHLLEGLSALKEECRTSVRQQEVLIHSDMDQILSSRRQLGEKVQAKVSEAAEKLCSESVQPYLGSVLEELMEPISSGFQEGRQLSENMMDRCQDVLLAEDKEELKKLLFVMSRPNLLSCYQKIGSLQEKLQHLQERFSFSNIPGVIHSAQIDLQLLMENAAYTFEQLLHKAVQDNPDSPDIAGSALEKAKHRVLKQYDYDSSTVRKRIFQEALVSITLPFIKKNLAPTCRTELQDLEQFIYADHSNFIHVENVYESILLQTLDKEVTKVVKEAASLKKYNLFTESRDLASRSSRSSLSSPSVSTPGSPAMSLASPARTSFEPQLPSPLAFNGLSSIPQRDEKEEAEIGAPQSAALTDVTLIETPLGEVAHSVAVSEEREIPAPRAEEVVQTVKAEADVPVQPETTALKDTSAQNETQDVRVAAAPETVIQEEVIPVQTQKVETAAEPEPTSTDVLEEAGAAAESLKTDVEEEAAQTEAAETEPASEGSGSPLAAAREGHAQSSPVTSEAPPSGEAAADTPGDVCLGMMGNEVEPVTVSEPNSLHVSVGSESPPSEVESTEDVKATQSSEDEGSTTSDVLEDDHSPSPVSSDDAPEATSTGPPQTQTEEAPEATSTGPPQTQTEEAPEATSTGPPQTQTEAVSGDVRVSEDVGAGASSETEATDAPTSEPVAEEAPVAEEAPVAEEAPVAEEAPVAGEAPVAEEAPVAEEAPVAEEAPVAEEVLSSPGARALDCIKDIRDLVEEVIDVEELVQRYPSGIPKEE, via the exons ATGGGGATCTCCGCCTCCAGTCTGCTGGACGACCACAGGTCCACCTTCATCACAG gccAGGCCGAGGCTGAGCTGAAGGACTTCAGTCCGTACTACAGGAAGCAGTTTTCCGTGGCTCGGTTGTCTCAGGTGGAAGACgagctggagcagcagaagGCGTCGACGACTCAGCTGCTCAGACAGAGG CAGGAGGCTCCTCAGGCGGGCGAGGTTCTGTACGAGGAGGTCGTCCTTTACTTCGACGACACCAGGAAGTGGAGGGAGAGGTACGTGGTGGTGAGAGCCAACTACTGCCTGGAGTGTCACGAGAGCCTGGAG acgTTTGTCAAAGGAGTTCCTCCGCGACAAAAGCTGCTGCCCACAGGGGGCACTGTTCTGACCACAGAGGAGAAGTACATGTCTATGGTGGACAAGTGTTTTCCTGACGAGACCA ACGTGAACGAGGACTTTGCTCCGCCTCTGTCGGGGATGCCGGGTCAGTTTCCGGTTTACCTGCGTCTGCCGTACAGGAGAGACTCGTACTTCTGCTTCAGACAGCAGGTGAAACAGGAAGCCTTCCTGTCCATCCTGTCCGACTGCATCAGACACCAGAACCAAG ACTTCCTGAAGAAGCAGACGTGTGAAGTCCAGGCCTTCCTCAAAGCCATCCAGCTCTACAGACAGGACAAGGGCAGATATGAGGCTTGGGACATGCTGATAGGAAGTGATGTCAGG GTGATGGCAAATGTGGTGATGGAGCAGCTGCTTCCGTCTCTGGAGAAAGACATGCTGCCTGGTCTCAAAGCCAAGAAGACGGAGAAGAAGAGAGTTTGGTTCGCT ACGGTGGAGGCGGCGTACGTCCTGGTCCAGGAGCATCTTCTGGAGGGACTGTCGGCGCTGAAGGAGGAATGTCGGACGTCGGTGCGGCAGCAGGAAGTGCTGATCCACTCCGACATGGACCAGATTCTCAGCTCCAGACGTCAGCTGGGGGAAAAGGTCCAAG ccaaAGTGTCGGAGGCAGCGGAGAAGCTGTGCTCGGAGTCGGTCCAGCCGTACCTGGGCTCCgtcctggaggagctgatggAGCCAATCAGCTCGGGTTTCCAGGAGGGACGACAGCTGAGCGAGAACATGATGGACAGGTGTCAGGACGTCCTGCTGGCAGAAGACAAAGAGGAACTGAAGAAG CTTCTCTTCGTCATGTCGAGACCGAACCTGCTGAGCTGCTACCAGAAGATCGGCtccctgcaggagaagctgcagcacctgCAGGAGAGATTCTCCTTCTCCAACATCCCAGGAGTGATCCACAGCGCTCAGATCGACCTGCagctg CTGATGGAGAACGCAGCCTACACGttcgagcagctgctgcacaaggCCGTGCAGGACAACCCCGACAGCCCCGACATCGCCGGCTCCGCCCTGGAGAAGGCCAAACACAGAGTGCTGAAG CAATACGACTAcgacagcagcacagtgaggaagaggatcTTCCAGGAGGCGCTCGTCTCCATCACGCTGCCCTTCATCAAGAAGAACCTGGCCCCCACCTGCAGGACT gagcTTCAGGATCTGGAACAGTTCATCTACGCCGACCACTCCAACTTCATCCATGTGGAGAACGTTTATGAGAGCATCCTCCTCCAAACGCTGGACAAGGAGGTCACCAAAG TGGTGAAGGAGGCGGCAAGCCTGAAGAAATACAACCTGTTCACAGAAAGCAGGGACCTCGCCAGCCGCTCCAGCCGCTCCAGCCTGTCCTCCCCGTCCGTCTCCACGCCGGGCAGCCCCGCCATGTCGCTGGCCTCCCCTGCTAGAACCAGCTTTGAGCCCCAGCTGCCCTCTCCTCTTGCGTTCAACGGTCTGTCCTCCATCCCCCAGAGGGACgagaaggaggaggcagagatagGCGCGCCGCAGAGCGCAGCCTTAACGGACGTGACGCTGATCGAGACGCCTCTGGGCGAAGTCGCTCATAGTGTTGCTGTCAGCGAGGAGAGGGAGATACCTGCACCCAGAGCAGAAGAGGTCGTCCAGACTGTGAAGGCAGAAGCAGACGTCCCCGTCCAACCTGAGACGACAGCTTTAAAAGACACAAGCGCTCAGAATGAGACACAAGACGTCCGTgtggcagcagctccagagacTGTGATCCAAGAGGAAGTGATTCCTGTCCAGACTCAGAAAGTGGAGACGGCTGCTGAGCCGGAGCCGACGAGCACAGATGTTCTAGAAGaagcaggagcagctgcagaaagtttaaagacagatgttgaagaagaagctgcacaaacagaagctgctgaaaCAGAACCTGCCTCAGAGGGAAGTGGTTCTCCGCTCGCAGCCGCCAGGGAGGGACACGCACAGAGCTCACCAGTCACGTCAGAGGCTCCCCCTAGTGgggaagcagctgcagacacacctGGAGATGTCTGCCtgggcatgatgggaaatgaagTAGAACCAGTCACTGTCTCAGAACCCAACTCTCTGCATGTGTCAGTTGGCAGCGAGTCACCGCCCTCAGAGGTGGAGTCCACAGAGGACGTCAAAGCCACGCAGAGCAGCGAGGACGAGGGCTCAACAACCTCCGATGTCCTGGAGGACGACCACAGTCCATCACCTGTGAGCTCAGACGACGCCCCCGAGGCCACGAGCACCGGGCCCCCTCAGACCCAGACGGAGGAGGCCCCCGAGGCCACGAGCACCGGGCCCCCTCAGACCCAGACGGAGGAGGCCCCCGAGGCCACGAGCACCGGGCCCCCTCAGACCCAGACGGAGGCAGTGAGCGGTGATGTCCGTGTGAGCGAGGACGTCGGAGCAGGAGCGAGCTCGGAAACTGAGGCAACAGATGCTCCGACCTCTGAGCCTGTCGCAGAGGAGGCCCCTGTCGCAGAGGAGGCCCCTGTCGCAGAGGAGGCCCCTGTCGCAGAGGAGGCCCCTGTCGCAGGGGAGGCCCCTGTCGCAGAGGAG GCCCCTGTCGCAGAGGAGGCCCCTGTCGCAGAGGAGGCCCCTGTCGCAGAGGAGGTCCTGTCCAGTCCCGGAGCTCGAGCGCTGGACTGCATCAAGGACATCCGTGacctggtggaggaggtgatcGACGTGGAGGAGCTGGTGCAGCGTTACCCCAGCGGGATTCcaaaagaagaataa
- the niban1a gene encoding protein Niban 1a isoform X4 has product MGISASSLLDDHRSTFITGQAEAELKDFSPYYRKQFSVARLSQVEDELEQQKASTTQLLRQRQEAPQAGEVLYEEVVLYFDDTRKWRERYVVVRANYCLECHESLETFVKGVPPRQKLLPTGGTVLTTEEKYMSMVDKCFPDETNVNEDFAPPLSGMPGQFPVYLRLPYRRDSYFCFRQQVKQEAFLSILSDCIRHQNQDFLKKQTCEVQAFLKAIQLYRQDKGRYEAWDMLIGSDVRVMANVVMEQLLPSLEKDMLPGLKAKKTEKKRVWFATVEAAYVLVQEHLLEGLSALKEECRTSVRQQEVLIHSDMDQILSSRRQLGEKVQAKVSEAAEKLCSESVQPYLGSVLEELMEPISSGFQEGRQLSENMMDRCQDVLLAEDKEELKKLLFVMSRPNLLSCYQKIGSLQEKLQHLQERFSFSNIPGVIHSAQIDLQLLMENAAYTFEQLLHKAVQDNPDSPDIAGSALEKAKHRVLKQYDYDSSTVRKRIFQEALVSITLPFIKKNLAPTCRTELQDLEQFIYADHSNFIHVENVYESILLQTLDKEVTKVVKEAASLKKYNLFTESRDLASRSSRSSLSSPSVSTPGSPAMSLASPARTSFEPQLPSPLAFNGLSSIPQRDEKEEAEIGAPQSAALTDVTLIETPLGEVAHSVAVSEEREIPAPRAEEVVQTVKAEADVPVQPETTALKDTSAQNETQDVRVAAAPETVIQEEVIPVQTQKVETAAEPEPTSTDVLEEAGAAAESLKTDVEEEAAQTEAAETEPASEGSGSPLAAAREGHAQSSPVTSEAPPSGEAAADTPGDVCLGMMGNEVEPVTVSEPNSLHVSVGSESPPSEVESTEDVKATQSSEDEGSTTSDVLEDDHSPSPVSSDDAPEATSTGPPQTQTEEAPEATSTGPPQTQTEEAPEATSTGPPQTQTEAVSGDVRVSEDVGAGASSETEATDAPTSEPVAEEAPVAEEAPVAEEAPVAEEAPVAEEVLSSPGARALDCIKDIRDLVEEVIDVEELVQRYPSGIPKEE; this is encoded by the exons ATGGGGATCTCCGCCTCCAGTCTGCTGGACGACCACAGGTCCACCTTCATCACAG gccAGGCCGAGGCTGAGCTGAAGGACTTCAGTCCGTACTACAGGAAGCAGTTTTCCGTGGCTCGGTTGTCTCAGGTGGAAGACgagctggagcagcagaagGCGTCGACGACTCAGCTGCTCAGACAGAGG CAGGAGGCTCCTCAGGCGGGCGAGGTTCTGTACGAGGAGGTCGTCCTTTACTTCGACGACACCAGGAAGTGGAGGGAGAGGTACGTGGTGGTGAGAGCCAACTACTGCCTGGAGTGTCACGAGAGCCTGGAG acgTTTGTCAAAGGAGTTCCTCCGCGACAAAAGCTGCTGCCCACAGGGGGCACTGTTCTGACCACAGAGGAGAAGTACATGTCTATGGTGGACAAGTGTTTTCCTGACGAGACCA ACGTGAACGAGGACTTTGCTCCGCCTCTGTCGGGGATGCCGGGTCAGTTTCCGGTTTACCTGCGTCTGCCGTACAGGAGAGACTCGTACTTCTGCTTCAGACAGCAGGTGAAACAGGAAGCCTTCCTGTCCATCCTGTCCGACTGCATCAGACACCAGAACCAAG ACTTCCTGAAGAAGCAGACGTGTGAAGTCCAGGCCTTCCTCAAAGCCATCCAGCTCTACAGACAGGACAAGGGCAGATATGAGGCTTGGGACATGCTGATAGGAAGTGATGTCAGG GTGATGGCAAATGTGGTGATGGAGCAGCTGCTTCCGTCTCTGGAGAAAGACATGCTGCCTGGTCTCAAAGCCAAGAAGACGGAGAAGAAGAGAGTTTGGTTCGCT ACGGTGGAGGCGGCGTACGTCCTGGTCCAGGAGCATCTTCTGGAGGGACTGTCGGCGCTGAAGGAGGAATGTCGGACGTCGGTGCGGCAGCAGGAAGTGCTGATCCACTCCGACATGGACCAGATTCTCAGCTCCAGACGTCAGCTGGGGGAAAAGGTCCAAG ccaaAGTGTCGGAGGCAGCGGAGAAGCTGTGCTCGGAGTCGGTCCAGCCGTACCTGGGCTCCgtcctggaggagctgatggAGCCAATCAGCTCGGGTTTCCAGGAGGGACGACAGCTGAGCGAGAACATGATGGACAGGTGTCAGGACGTCCTGCTGGCAGAAGACAAAGAGGAACTGAAGAAG CTTCTCTTCGTCATGTCGAGACCGAACCTGCTGAGCTGCTACCAGAAGATCGGCtccctgcaggagaagctgcagcacctgCAGGAGAGATTCTCCTTCTCCAACATCCCAGGAGTGATCCACAGCGCTCAGATCGACCTGCagctg CTGATGGAGAACGCAGCCTACACGttcgagcagctgctgcacaaggCCGTGCAGGACAACCCCGACAGCCCCGACATCGCCGGCTCCGCCCTGGAGAAGGCCAAACACAGAGTGCTGAAG CAATACGACTAcgacagcagcacagtgaggaagaggatcTTCCAGGAGGCGCTCGTCTCCATCACGCTGCCCTTCATCAAGAAGAACCTGGCCCCCACCTGCAGGACT gagcTTCAGGATCTGGAACAGTTCATCTACGCCGACCACTCCAACTTCATCCATGTGGAGAACGTTTATGAGAGCATCCTCCTCCAAACGCTGGACAAGGAGGTCACCAAAG TGGTGAAGGAGGCGGCAAGCCTGAAGAAATACAACCTGTTCACAGAAAGCAGGGACCTCGCCAGCCGCTCCAGCCGCTCCAGCCTGTCCTCCCCGTCCGTCTCCACGCCGGGCAGCCCCGCCATGTCGCTGGCCTCCCCTGCTAGAACCAGCTTTGAGCCCCAGCTGCCCTCTCCTCTTGCGTTCAACGGTCTGTCCTCCATCCCCCAGAGGGACgagaaggaggaggcagagatagGCGCGCCGCAGAGCGCAGCCTTAACGGACGTGACGCTGATCGAGACGCCTCTGGGCGAAGTCGCTCATAGTGTTGCTGTCAGCGAGGAGAGGGAGATACCTGCACCCAGAGCAGAAGAGGTCGTCCAGACTGTGAAGGCAGAAGCAGACGTCCCCGTCCAACCTGAGACGACAGCTTTAAAAGACACAAGCGCTCAGAATGAGACACAAGACGTCCGTgtggcagcagctccagagacTGTGATCCAAGAGGAAGTGATTCCTGTCCAGACTCAGAAAGTGGAGACGGCTGCTGAGCCGGAGCCGACGAGCACAGATGTTCTAGAAGaagcaggagcagctgcagaaagtttaaagacagatgttgaagaagaagctgcacaaacagaagctgctgaaaCAGAACCTGCCTCAGAGGGAAGTGGTTCTCCGCTCGCAGCCGCCAGGGAGGGACACGCACAGAGCTCACCAGTCACGTCAGAGGCTCCCCCTAGTGgggaagcagctgcagacacacctGGAGATGTCTGCCtgggcatgatgggaaatgaagTAGAACCAGTCACTGTCTCAGAACCCAACTCTCTGCATGTGTCAGTTGGCAGCGAGTCACCGCCCTCAGAGGTGGAGTCCACAGAGGACGTCAAAGCCACGCAGAGCAGCGAGGACGAGGGCTCAACAACCTCCGATGTCCTGGAGGACGACCACAGTCCATCACCTGTGAGCTCAGACGACGCCCCCGAGGCCACGAGCACCGGGCCCCCTCAGACCCAGACGGAGGAGGCCCCCGAGGCCACGAGCACCGGGCCCCCTCAGACCCAGACGGAGGAGGCCCCCGAGGCCACGAGCACCGGGCCCCCTCAGACCCAGACGGAGGCAGTGAGCGGTGATGTCCGTGTGAGCGAGGACGTCGGAGCAGGAGCGAGCTCGGAAACTGAGGCAACAGATGCTCCGACCTCTGAGCCTGTCGCAGAGGAGGCCCCTGTCGCAGAGGAG GCCCCTGTCGCAGAGGAGGCCCCTGTCGCAGAGGAGGCCCCTGTCGCAGAGGAGGTCCTGTCCAGTCCCGGAGCTCGAGCGCTGGACTGCATCAAGGACATCCGTGacctggtggaggaggtgatcGACGTGGAGGAGCTGGTGCAGCGTTACCCCAGCGGGATTCcaaaagaagaataa
- the niban1a gene encoding protein Niban 1a isoform X3, which produces MGISASSLLDDHRSTFITGQAEAELKDFSPYYRKQFSVARLSQVEDELEQQKASTTQLLRQRQEAPQAGEVLYEEVVLYFDDTRKWRERYVVVRANYCLECHESLETFVKGVPPRQKLLPTGGTVLTTEEKYMSMVDKCFPDETNVNEDFAPPLSGMPGQFPVYLRLPYRRDSYFCFRQQVKQEAFLSILSDCIRHQNQDFLKKQTCEVQAFLKAIQLYRQDKGRYEAWDMLIGSDVRVMANVVMEQLLPSLEKDMLPGLKAKKTEKKRVWFATVEAAYVLVQEHLLEGLSALKEECRTSVRQQEVLIHSDMDQILSSRRQLGEKVQAKVSEAAEKLCSESVQPYLGSVLEELMEPISSGFQEGRQLSENMMDRCQDVLLAEDKEELKKLLFVMSRPNLLSCYQKIGSLQEKLQHLQERFSFSNIPGVIHSAQIDLQLLMENAAYTFEQLLHKAVQDNPDSPDIAGSALEKAKHRVLKQYDYDSSTVRKRIFQEALVSITLPFIKKNLAPTCRTELQDLEQFIYADHSNFIHVENVYESILLQTLDKEVTKVVKEAASLKKYNLFTESRDLASRSSRSSLSSPSVSTPGSPAMSLASPARTSFEPQLPSPLAFNGLSSIPQRDEKEEAEIGAPQSAALTDVTLIETPLGEVAHSVAVSEEREIPAPRAEEVVQTVKAEADVPVQPETTALKDTSAQNETQDVRVAAAPETVIQEEVIPVQTQKVETAAEPEPTSTDVLEEAGAAAESLKTDVEEEAAQTEAAETEPASEGSGSPLAAAREGHAQSSPVTSEAPPSGEAAADTPGDVCLGMMGNEVEPVTVSEPNSLHVSVGSESPPSEVESTEDVKATQSSEDEGSTTSDVLEDDHSPSPVSSDDAPEATSTGPPQTQTEEAPEATSTGPPQTQTEAVSGDVRVSEDVGAGASSETEATDAPTSEPVAEEAPVAEEAPVAEEAPVAEEAPVAGEAPVAEEAPVAEEAPVAEEAPVAEEVLSSPGARALDCIKDIRDLVEEVIDVEELVQRYPSGIPKEE; this is translated from the exons ATGGGGATCTCCGCCTCCAGTCTGCTGGACGACCACAGGTCCACCTTCATCACAG gccAGGCCGAGGCTGAGCTGAAGGACTTCAGTCCGTACTACAGGAAGCAGTTTTCCGTGGCTCGGTTGTCTCAGGTGGAAGACgagctggagcagcagaagGCGTCGACGACTCAGCTGCTCAGACAGAGG CAGGAGGCTCCTCAGGCGGGCGAGGTTCTGTACGAGGAGGTCGTCCTTTACTTCGACGACACCAGGAAGTGGAGGGAGAGGTACGTGGTGGTGAGAGCCAACTACTGCCTGGAGTGTCACGAGAGCCTGGAG acgTTTGTCAAAGGAGTTCCTCCGCGACAAAAGCTGCTGCCCACAGGGGGCACTGTTCTGACCACAGAGGAGAAGTACATGTCTATGGTGGACAAGTGTTTTCCTGACGAGACCA ACGTGAACGAGGACTTTGCTCCGCCTCTGTCGGGGATGCCGGGTCAGTTTCCGGTTTACCTGCGTCTGCCGTACAGGAGAGACTCGTACTTCTGCTTCAGACAGCAGGTGAAACAGGAAGCCTTCCTGTCCATCCTGTCCGACTGCATCAGACACCAGAACCAAG ACTTCCTGAAGAAGCAGACGTGTGAAGTCCAGGCCTTCCTCAAAGCCATCCAGCTCTACAGACAGGACAAGGGCAGATATGAGGCTTGGGACATGCTGATAGGAAGTGATGTCAGG GTGATGGCAAATGTGGTGATGGAGCAGCTGCTTCCGTCTCTGGAGAAAGACATGCTGCCTGGTCTCAAAGCCAAGAAGACGGAGAAGAAGAGAGTTTGGTTCGCT ACGGTGGAGGCGGCGTACGTCCTGGTCCAGGAGCATCTTCTGGAGGGACTGTCGGCGCTGAAGGAGGAATGTCGGACGTCGGTGCGGCAGCAGGAAGTGCTGATCCACTCCGACATGGACCAGATTCTCAGCTCCAGACGTCAGCTGGGGGAAAAGGTCCAAG ccaaAGTGTCGGAGGCAGCGGAGAAGCTGTGCTCGGAGTCGGTCCAGCCGTACCTGGGCTCCgtcctggaggagctgatggAGCCAATCAGCTCGGGTTTCCAGGAGGGACGACAGCTGAGCGAGAACATGATGGACAGGTGTCAGGACGTCCTGCTGGCAGAAGACAAAGAGGAACTGAAGAAG CTTCTCTTCGTCATGTCGAGACCGAACCTGCTGAGCTGCTACCAGAAGATCGGCtccctgcaggagaagctgcagcacctgCAGGAGAGATTCTCCTTCTCCAACATCCCAGGAGTGATCCACAGCGCTCAGATCGACCTGCagctg CTGATGGAGAACGCAGCCTACACGttcgagcagctgctgcacaaggCCGTGCAGGACAACCCCGACAGCCCCGACATCGCCGGCTCCGCCCTGGAGAAGGCCAAACACAGAGTGCTGAAG CAATACGACTAcgacagcagcacagtgaggaagaggatcTTCCAGGAGGCGCTCGTCTCCATCACGCTGCCCTTCATCAAGAAGAACCTGGCCCCCACCTGCAGGACT gagcTTCAGGATCTGGAACAGTTCATCTACGCCGACCACTCCAACTTCATCCATGTGGAGAACGTTTATGAGAGCATCCTCCTCCAAACGCTGGACAAGGAGGTCACCAAAG TGGTGAAGGAGGCGGCAAGCCTGAAGAAATACAACCTGTTCACAGAAAGCAGGGACCTCGCCAGCCGCTCCAGCCGCTCCAGCCTGTCCTCCCCGTCCGTCTCCACGCCGGGCAGCCCCGCCATGTCGCTGGCCTCCCCTGCTAGAACCAGCTTTGAGCCCCAGCTGCCCTCTCCTCTTGCGTTCAACGGTCTGTCCTCCATCCCCCAGAGGGACgagaaggaggaggcagagatagGCGCGCCGCAGAGCGCAGCCTTAACGGACGTGACGCTGATCGAGACGCCTCTGGGCGAAGTCGCTCATAGTGTTGCTGTCAGCGAGGAGAGGGAGATACCTGCACCCAGAGCAGAAGAGGTCGTCCAGACTGTGAAGGCAGAAGCAGACGTCCCCGTCCAACCTGAGACGACAGCTTTAAAAGACACAAGCGCTCAGAATGAGACACAAGACGTCCGTgtggcagcagctccagagacTGTGATCCAAGAGGAAGTGATTCCTGTCCAGACTCAGAAAGTGGAGACGGCTGCTGAGCCGGAGCCGACGAGCACAGATGTTCTAGAAGaagcaggagcagctgcagaaagtttaaagacagatgttgaagaagaagctgcacaaacagaagctgctgaaaCAGAACCTGCCTCAGAGGGAAGTGGTTCTCCGCTCGCAGCCGCCAGGGAGGGACACGCACAGAGCTCACCAGTCACGTCAGAGGCTCCCCCTAGTGgggaagcagctgcagacacacctGGAGATGTCTGCCtgggcatgatgggaaatgaagTAGAACCAGTCACTGTCTCAGAACCCAACTCTCTGCATGTGTCAGTTGGCAGCGAGTCACCGCCCTCAGAGGTGGAGTCCACAGAGGACGTCAAAGCCACGCAGAGCAGCGAGGACGAGGGCTCAACAACCTCCGATGTCCTGGAGGACGACCACAGTCCATCACCTGTGAGCTCAGACGAC GCCCCCGAGGCCACGAGCACCGGGCCCCCTCAGACCCAGACGGAGGAGGCCCCCGAGGCCACGAGCACCGGGCCCCCTCAGACCCAGACGGAGGCAGTGAGCGGTGATGTCCGTGTGAGCGAGGACGTCGGAGCAGGAGCGAGCTCGGAAACTGAGGCAACAGATGCTCCGACCTCTGAGCCTGTCGCAGAGGAGGCCCCTGTCGCAGAGGAGGCCCCTGTCGCAGAGGAGGCCCCTGTCGCAGAGGAGGCCCCTGTCGCAGGGGAGGCCCCTGTCGCAGAGGAG GCCCCTGTCGCAGAGGAGGCCCCTGTCGCAGAGGAGGCCCCTGTCGCAGAGGAGGTCCTGTCCAGTCCCGGAGCTCGAGCGCTGGACTGCATCAAGGACATCCGTGacctggtggaggaggtgatcGACGTGGAGGAGCTGGTGCAGCGTTACCCCAGCGGGATTCcaaaagaagaataa